In one Veillonellales bacterium genomic region, the following are encoded:
- a CDS encoding response regulator transcription factor encodes MSIKILIADDEPNICEVVQLYLEKEGFIVFTAGDGDQALDIETQHRPDLLLLDVMLPKLSGWDICRSIKRPVPVIFLTAKSAELDKMTGFSLGADDYVTKPFSPRELVARIKAVLRRSGLLEDTGFSLKDSGLAVNPARQSVMQDGRPITLSPKEFDLLLFLLRHPRISFSREQLLTNVWGYDFGGDDRTVDATIKRLRQKINSERFTYIHTVWGIGYKFEAVAK; translated from the coding sequence ATGAGTATAAAAATTTTAATTGCCGATGATGAGCCGAATATCTGTGAAGTTGTACAGCTCTATCTGGAAAAGGAGGGGTTTATCGTCTTTACAGCCGGCGACGGCGACCAGGCTCTGGATATCGAAACACAGCATCGGCCTGATCTGCTGCTGCTGGATGTCATGCTGCCAAAATTATCCGGCTGGGATATCTGCCGCTCTATCAAACGTCCCGTCCCGGTCATTTTCCTCACAGCGAAAAGTGCCGAGCTGGATAAAATGACCGGATTTTCCCTTGGCGCTGACGACTATGTTACCAAGCCGTTCAGTCCCCGGGAACTGGTAGCCCGGATCAAAGCCGTACTGCGGCGCAGCGGGCTGCTTGAGGATACGGGTTTTAGTCTCAAAGATTCCGGACTGGCTGTAAATCCGGCCCGGCAGTCGGTCATGCAGGATGGTCGTCCCATCACCCTGTCACCAAAGGAATTCGATCTGCTGCTGTTTTTGCTACGGCATCCCCGTATTTCTTTTTCCCGGGAACAGCTGTTGACCAATGTGTGGGGTTACGATTTTGGCGGTGACGACCGCACTGTGGATGCTACCATTAAGCGTCTGCGGCAGAAAATTAACAGCGAGCGTTTTACCTATATTCACACTGTCTGGGGCATAGGCTATAAGTTCGAGGCGGTTGCCAAATGA
- the panC gene encoding pantoate--beta-alanine ligase, protein MISQVAELRMLLKNARQANQTVGLVPTMGYLHEGHLTLMRQAKREQDVVVASIFVNPLQFGPNEDYAVYPRNLERDGELAAGAGVDILFTPRVEDMYPQGYENVLSFVEVTGITKKLCGASRPGHFRGVTTVVAKLFNIARPDAAYFGQKDAQQVAVIKRMVADLNMDIRIVAVPIVREADGLALSSRNVFLNPAERQAALVLHRSLELAGDLLAAGQRDAAGIKAAMAGLINKEPLAAIEYISLCDLKFLEELAEIESAALIAIAVKIGKTRLIDNRIWRG, encoded by the coding sequence GTGATCAGTCAGGTAGCAGAGCTTCGGATGCTGTTGAAAAATGCCAGGCAGGCGAACCAAACGGTAGGCCTGGTGCCGACTATGGGATACCTGCATGAGGGACATCTCACCCTTATGCGGCAGGCAAAGCGGGAACAGGATGTTGTTGTCGCCAGTATTTTTGTGAATCCCCTGCAATTTGGGCCGAATGAAGATTACGCTGTTTATCCCCGGAATTTGGAACGGGACGGTGAACTGGCAGCCGGTGCAGGGGTGGATATTTTATTTACTCCCCGGGTAGAGGATATGTATCCTCAGGGTTACGAAAATGTGCTGTCCTTTGTGGAAGTTACCGGCATTACGAAAAAGCTTTGCGGGGCTTCCCGGCCGGGACACTTTCGGGGTGTCACTACGGTAGTTGCCAAACTGTTTAACATTGCCCGGCCGGATGCCGCTTATTTTGGTCAAAAGGACGCCCAGCAGGTTGCGGTTATCAAGCGTATGGTTGCCGATTTAAACATGGATATTCGCATTGTCGCCGTACCTATCGTACGGGAAGCAGACGGACTGGCCTTATCTTCCCGCAACGTATTTTTAAATCCGGCGGAACGGCAGGCGGCTTTGGTCCTGCACCGCTCCCTGGAACTTGCCGGTGATCTTCTTGCCGCCGGACAACGGGATGCGGCAGGTATCAAGGCCGCTATGGCCGGTTTGATAAACAAAGAGCCTTTGGCTGCTATTGAGTATATTTCGCTATGCGATTTAAAATTCCTGGAAGAGTTGGCTGAAATCGAATCGGCTGCATTGATAGCAATTGCTGTTAAAATTGGTAAAACAAGGCTGATTGATAACCGGATATGGAGGGGATAA
- the panD gene encoding aspartate 1-decarboxylase: MFRTIMKSKLHRATVTEACLNYVGSITIDEDLMDSANIFTNEKVQIVNNNNGARLETYVIPGERGSGVICLNGAAARLVQPGDTVIIITYAVMEEREAKIFQPTVVFLNEKNQISGRKTVENHGEIG, encoded by the coding sequence ATGTTTCGGACCATCATGAAATCGAAACTGCATCGGGCTACGGTAACCGAAGCCTGTTTGAATTATGTAGGCAGTATTACCATCGACGAAGATCTGATGGATTCGGCCAATATTTTTACCAATGAAAAGGTACAGATTGTAAATAATAATAATGGCGCAAGGCTGGAGACGTATGTGATTCCCGGGGAGCGGGGGTCGGGAGTGATTTGTCTGAATGGCGCCGCCGCTCGTTTAGTACAGCCCGGTGATACGGTGATTATTATTACTTATGCCGTAATGGAGGAACGGGAAGCTAAGATTTTTCAGCCAACAGTGGTATTTTTGAATGAGAAAAATCAGATTTCCGGCAGGAAGACAGTTGAAAACCATGGAGAAATCGGCTGA
- a CDS encoding biotin--[acetyl-CoA-carboxylase] ligase codes for MRTRILQILRQRFGEYISGEELSQQFGVSRTAIWKHIRELKQAGYDIEAHSRRGYCLRQAPDLLLPAEIRAGLQTTVFGRETHYFSVTESTNIAAKRLAAEGCPEGTIVVAESQQSGRGRLSRGWFSPFGKGIWLSIVLRPPFSPQDAPKCTLLAAVALNRAIRKVGRITCGIKWPNDILYQGKKLVGILTEMSAEMDAINYVVIGAGINVNVAQNDFPADLSPIATSVSAAAGQPVDRVILLCEILHQLELSYQTALQQGFEQILADWREQSITLGQTVDVFGLNHNFSGIAQDIDGEGALLVKTADGIVRVLAGDVSIRPRPAD; via the coding sequence TTGCGTACTCGCATACTGCAGATTTTGCGCCAGCGTTTTGGTGAATACATATCAGGGGAAGAATTAAGTCAGCAATTTGGCGTATCCCGGACGGCGATTTGGAAGCATATCCGGGAATTAAAGCAGGCAGGTTATGATATTGAAGCTCATTCCCGCCGGGGATACTGTCTGCGGCAGGCTCCCGATCTGCTGCTTCCGGCCGAAATACGAGCCGGCTTGCAAACGACAGTTTTTGGCCGGGAGACTCATTATTTTTCTGTTACTGAATCAACGAACATCGCTGCGAAAAGATTGGCGGCGGAAGGTTGTCCGGAAGGTACGATTGTGGTAGCGGAATCTCAGCAGAGCGGCAGGGGAAGATTATCCCGGGGGTGGTTTTCTCCTTTTGGCAAGGGAATATGGCTGTCGATAGTCCTTAGACCTCCCTTTAGTCCGCAGGATGCCCCTAAGTGTACTTTACTGGCAGCGGTCGCCCTTAACCGGGCTATCCGCAAGGTAGGCCGGATAACGTGCGGGATCAAGTGGCCGAATGATATTTTGTATCAAGGGAAAAAATTGGTCGGAATATTGACGGAGATGAGTGCCGAAATGGATGCGATTAACTATGTCGTTATTGGCGCGGGAATTAATGTCAATGTGGCTCAGAATGATTTTCCGGCGGATTTATCCCCCATTGCGACCTCGGTGTCGGCAGCCGCCGGTCAGCCGGTAGACCGGGTGATTTTACTGTGCGAAATTCTTCATCAGCTGGAGCTGAGTTATCAAACAGCCCTACAGCAGGGTTTTGAACAAATCCTTGCTGATTGGCGGGAACAATCCATTACCCTGGGACAAACTGTCGATGTATTTGGCCTCAATCATAACTTTAGCGGGATTGCTCAGGATATTGACGGAGAGGGAGCTTTGCTGGTTAAAACAGCCGACGGCATCGTGCGGGTTCTGGCCGGTGATGTTTCCATCAGGCCGCGGCCGGCGGACTAA
- a CDS encoding biotin transporter BioY, producing MAVRNMALCGLFAALLALSSQVVIPLGPVPHTLQIFFVLLAGMILGSRFGAISVLVWVALGIFGLPVFAQGKAGLSVVAGPTGGFLLGFVCCAFVVGWLTERTEGSYGRTAAVMLLGLAIAYGIGLIGFMFSFKYFLAKPMNWYTAATLAVIPFLPFDLIKTLMAAYIGVRIRRALIHSGLVGTHK from the coding sequence GTGGCAGTAAGAAATATGGCATTATGCGGTCTATTCGCAGCGCTATTGGCTTTAAGTTCACAGGTCGTGATTCCCTTAGGCCCGGTTCCCCATACGCTGCAAATCTTTTTTGTACTTCTGGCCGGTATGATTTTGGGCAGCCGGTTTGGCGCCATCAGCGTTTTGGTCTGGGTGGCTTTGGGTATTTTTGGATTGCCTGTTTTTGCTCAGGGGAAAGCCGGTTTGTCGGTAGTGGCCGGGCCTACCGGTGGCTTTTTGCTCGGGTTTGTCTGCTGTGCTTTTGTAGTGGGGTGGCTGACGGAACGGACAGAAGGTTCCTATGGCCGGACGGCGGCAGTTATGCTGCTGGGCTTGGCGATTGCTTATGGAATTGGTTTAATCGGATTTATGTTCAGTTTTAAATATTTTTTGGCAAAGCCCATGAACTGGTATACGGCAGCTACTTTGGCTGTTATTCCGTTCTTGCCCTTTGATTTAATAAAAACATTGATGGCCGCCTATATTGGAGTGCGGATTCGTCGGGCGCTGATTCATTCCGGACTGGTCGGTACCCATAAATGA
- a CDS encoding type III pantothenate kinase: MLLVFDIGNSNIVLGMYDDHQLLQHWRISTDRLKTGDEYGMLLNNLFNYAGMTIQDVTAVIISSVVPPLVVPISKMCQRYFGVDPLVVGPGIKTGICIKYENPREVGADRIVNAVAAYDKFGGPLIIIDFGTATTFCVVAKNGDYLGGAIAPGIGISTEALFQRAAKLPRIELVTPKTVICRNTVASMQSGIIYGFAGQVDEIVRRMKKELGSDAYVVATGGLANMIAHESSTINVVEHFLTLEGLRILYERNS, translated from the coding sequence ATGCTTTTAGTGTTTGATATCGGCAATAGTAATATTGTGCTGGGAATGTACGATGATCATCAATTGCTGCAGCATTGGCGGATTTCTACCGACAGGTTGAAGACCGGCGATGAGTATGGGATGTTGTTGAATAATTTGTTCAACTATGCGGGGATGACGATACAAGATGTGACAGCAGTTATTATTTCTTCCGTTGTGCCGCCGCTGGTGGTACCAATTTCAAAAATGTGCCAGCGCTATTTTGGTGTGGATCCATTAGTGGTGGGACCGGGTATCAAAACCGGAATTTGTATTAAATATGAAAATCCCCGGGAGGTGGGTGCCGACCGGATTGTGAATGCAGTGGCGGCTTATGATAAATTTGGCGGGCCGCTGATTATTATCGACTTCGGTACGGCGACAACCTTCTGTGTCGTCGCAAAAAACGGCGATTATCTAGGCGGCGCTATTGCACCGGGAATCGGAATTTCCACCGAGGCATTGTTCCAGCGGGCGGCGAAGCTGCCCCGGATTGAACTGGTCACACCGAAAACCGTGATTTGCCGCAATACGGTAGCCAGTATGCAGTCCGGCATTATCTACGGATTCGCCGGACAGGTGGATGAAATTGTCCGCCGCATGAAAAAAGAGCTGGGCAGTGATGCTTATGTAGTGGCAACCGGTGGCCTGGCAAATATGATCGCCCATGAATCGTCGACGATTAATGTGGTGGAACATTTCTTAACACTGGAAGGCCTGCGAATTTTATACGAGCGGAATTCGTGA
- the dusB gene encoding tRNA dihydrouridine synthase DusB, giving the protein MQIGAIPLAHQVILAPMAGVTDLPFRLLAKEMGCALVYSEMVSDKGLLYQNCHTMHMLQSNPGERPAAVQIFGSEPENMAAAAQIVEQSGADIIDINMGCPTPKIVKNGEGAALMRQPMLAQKIIAGVVAAVKVPVTVKIRKGWDDASVNAVEIAKLAEAAGAAAIAVHGRTREQFYTGAADWQIIAAVKQAVGIPVIGNGDIRTPLDARRILTETGCDGIMIGRASQGNPWIFRQMIHFLNTGERLPPPTLGERMTIILRHLEMLVDFKGEHIGIREMRRHAAWYTKGLPHSAELRLRFNQAVCKQDFIDVLETLQ; this is encoded by the coding sequence ATGCAAATTGGCGCGATTCCTTTAGCTCATCAAGTCATACTGGCGCCAATGGCAGGTGTTACCGACCTGCCTTTCCGTTTACTGGCCAAAGAGATGGGCTGTGCTTTGGTATATTCGGAAATGGTCAGTGATAAAGGCCTGCTATACCAAAATTGCCATACGATGCATATGCTGCAAAGTAATCCCGGAGAACGACCGGCGGCGGTGCAGATTTTTGGCTCCGAACCGGAGAATATGGCAGCAGCGGCCCAAATTGTTGAGCAGTCAGGTGCCGATATTATCGATATTAACATGGGTTGTCCCACGCCGAAGATTGTTAAAAACGGGGAGGGAGCGGCGTTAATGCGTCAGCCTATGCTAGCGCAGAAGATTATCGCCGGTGTTGTAGCAGCGGTAAAGGTGCCGGTGACAGTAAAGATTCGCAAAGGCTGGGACGATGCTTCCGTAAATGCTGTCGAAATTGCCAAATTAGCGGAAGCTGCGGGAGCGGCGGCAATTGCCGTTCATGGCCGCACCAGGGAGCAGTTTTATACCGGTGCGGCCGATTGGCAGATCATCGCGGCGGTGAAACAGGCGGTAGGAATTCCTGTAATCGGCAACGGCGATATCCGGACGCCTTTGGATGCTCGGCGAATATTGACGGAAACCGGCTGTGATGGCATAATGATAGGGCGAGCTTCTCAGGGGAATCCCTGGATATTCCGTCAGATGATTCACTTTCTTAACACAGGAGAGCGGTTGCCGCCGCCGACACTTGGCGAGAGAATGACAATTATTTTGCGGCATTTGGAGATGCTGGTGGATTTTAAGGGAGAACATATTGGGATTCGAGAAATGCGCCGGCATGCGGCGTGGTATACGAAAGGACTGCCTCATTCCGCCGAGCTTCGTCTGCGGTTTAACCAGGCGGTTTGCAAGCAGGATTTTATTGACGTACTGGAAACATTGCAATAA
- a CDS encoding helix-turn-helix transcriptional regulator, which translates to MLLRIGEKIINRHKIHQTVDVMLEMRSKGFSQQEVAKRIGIDRTVISKLETLGEVRKGGLVALIGFPIKNCEAIEAMARQEGIDFSLLLSEKERWEFIENKTGLELFNTTMKIISDLHKYDIVIILASNMRIKLVETLLDKEIIGIAIGASPIADDKYVDPEMVRDIIHQLRF; encoded by the coding sequence ATGCTGCTGCGAATTGGAGAAAAAATTATTAACCGGCATAAAATTCATCAAACTGTAGATGTCATGCTGGAAATGAGGAGCAAAGGTTTTTCGCAGCAGGAGGTAGCCAAACGGATTGGCATCGATCGCACCGTTATTTCAAAGCTGGAAACATTAGGGGAAGTCCGCAAGGGCGGGCTGGTGGCTTTAATTGGCTTTCCCATAAAAAACTGTGAAGCGATTGAGGCGATGGCCCGGCAGGAAGGTATCGATTTTTCCTTGCTATTGTCGGAAAAAGAACGGTGGGAGTTTATTGAAAATAAAACCGGACTGGAACTGTTCAACACAACTATGAAAATTATTTCCGATCTCCACAAATATGATATTGTCATCATTCTGGCCTCCAATATGCGAATTAAGTTGGTGGAAACATTGCTGGACAAAGAGATTATTGGAATCGCAATTGGCGCTTCGCCAATTGCGGATGATAAATATGTCGATCCGGAAATGGTGCGGGACATTATTCATCAGCTGCGGTTTTAA
- a CDS encoding saccharopine dehydrogenase NADP-binding domain-containing protein, protein MEKFAFIVHPFTAKDFGRKFSIANHWSDGFIEGLIKYIPPFKVSHITGIESPFSRAEGWLIGCPLTSRQMVEMPEDYVIRKIIKAGKVAEKLGAKVVGLGSFTSVVGDAGITIAKNLNIAVTTGNSYTVATALEGTREAAKIMGHNLAKANVLVLGATGSIGAACAQILAREVRYLTLAARNEGKLEKLAEQILRSTGLAVRVTANTKSALKAADIIIAVTSAVDSIIEPEDLKPGAIVCDVARPRNVSRRVAEVRNDILVIEGGVVEVPGQVDFGINFGFPPGMAYACMAETMTLALEQRYENFTLGRTLTVKQVETISHLAKKHGFKLSGFRSFERAITPAEIAAIKANAAASNTSQRREII, encoded by the coding sequence TTGGAAAAATTCGCTTTTATTGTACATCCGTTTACGGCAAAAGATTTTGGACGTAAATTTTCTATTGCTAATCATTGGTCGGATGGTTTTATTGAAGGATTAATAAAATATATACCACCGTTTAAAGTTTCTCATATTACGGGGATTGAGTCGCCCTTTTCTCGGGCTGAGGGGTGGCTTATCGGTTGTCCTCTGACATCACGACAAATGGTGGAAATGCCGGAGGACTATGTTATCCGGAAGATTATTAAGGCGGGGAAAGTGGCCGAAAAGCTAGGGGCGAAAGTGGTTGGTCTGGGATCGTTTACTTCCGTCGTCGGCGATGCCGGCATTACCATCGCCAAGAACCTGAATATCGCCGTAACGACCGGAAACAGCTACACTGTGGCAACAGCCCTGGAAGGAACGCGGGAAGCGGCTAAAATAATGGGGCATAACCTGGCTAAGGCCAATGTTCTGGTATTAGGGGCAACAGGATCTATCGGTGCCGCCTGTGCCCAAATTTTAGCCCGAGAAGTTCGCTACTTGACTTTAGCAGCAAGGAACGAAGGAAAATTGGAAAAACTTGCCGAGCAAATTTTGCGTTCCACAGGATTAGCCGTGCGAGTTACGGCGAATACTAAGTCTGCTTTAAAGGCAGCTGATATTATTATTGCGGTTACCAGTGCGGTTGACAGCATTATTGAACCGGAGGATTTAAAGCCGGGTGCGATTGTTTGTGATGTGGCTCGTCCGCGAAATGTTTCCCGGCGGGTAGCTGAGGTCCGCAATGATATTTTAGTCATTGAAGGCGGTGTGGTTGAGGTCCCGGGGCAGGTTGATTTTGGCATTAATTTTGGCTTTCCTCCGGGAATGGCCTATGCCTGTATGGCGGAGACCATGACTCTTGCTTTAGAACAGCGGTATGAAAACTTTACGTTAGGCCGGACATTGACGGTAAAACAGGTGGAAACTATTTCTCACTTGGCAAAAAAACATGGTTTTAAATTATCGGGGTTTCGAAGCTTTGAGCGAGCGATTACGCCGGCAGAGATTGCAGCCATTAAGGCCAACGCCGCTGCCAGCAATACAAGTCAAAGGAGGGAAATTATCTAG
- the greA gene encoding transcription elongation factor GreA produces MAEKQTILTAEGLKKIEEKLEHLKAVRRREVAERIKQAIEFGDISENSEYEDAKNEQAFIEGEILTLEKMLRNAKLIEKGDTDVVTVGSTVVLKDLEFGDELEYTIVGSAEADPTEARISNESPVGAAILGQKVGNIVEVNVPAGILKYEIIALNGTH; encoded by the coding sequence ATGGCGGAAAAACAGACGATTCTTACAGCAGAAGGATTGAAGAAGATTGAAGAAAAGCTTGAACATTTGAAAGCTGTCCGTCGCCGTGAAGTCGCCGAAAGAATCAAGCAAGCTATCGAATTCGGTGATATCAGTGAAAATTCAGAATACGAAGATGCGAAGAATGAACAGGCATTTATCGAAGGAGAAATACTGACCTTAGAAAAGATGCTGCGAAATGCCAAATTAATTGAAAAAGGCGACACCGATGTTGTAACCGTAGGCTCTACTGTTGTTTTAAAAGATTTGGAGTTTGGCGATGAATTGGAGTACACGATTGTAGGTTCGGCAGAAGCAGATCCAACGGAAGCAAGGATCTCCAACGAATCTCCGGTTGGTGCGGCGATCCTTGGCCAAAAAGTCGGTAATATCGTTGAAGTAAATGTTCCTGCTGGAATTTTGAAATATGAAATTATAGCATTAAACGGCACTCATTAA